A window of the Deinococcus gobiensis I-0 genome harbors these coding sequences:
- a CDS encoding ABC transporter permease, translated as MTQLSDSRPSAAASRIALVAGGVGTAALLLTPLAALGRSFDGGAALLHLGGQILNTSSNGDIPLPSAATTLGLGWAALALLVATVVGALRRARWFWVTGLLAFVAALAAVLLLGRTLGAEAARVATDSTLRAGARRTLRNFYEGGGMNMGLLLPMLAGLIAAGAGLSGRPAWWDRLNRLRGLLVPAVAIALAILVGAVVVLVVQPPVNLSGQTLGAWGGWLTRADIVYFVYSTLFAPVTALNPFLDSLKLATPLIFTGLSVAFAFRTGLFNIGAPGQLTMGAVAAMFMGVYGPPGLGWFLLPLTVIAAGLGGALWGAIPGLLKARFGSSEVINSIMLNYIASGIFIFLIGSNTYPFFGQTRALPFKAEGYEAQSAELLPAARLPTMLDLLNVGTGGATVLSLGLVFALVAFVVARLALRKVRNKTLISLAAAVVVGAVTWRIGVPVEGVASQLNAAFLIALACVALFGTLMWRTATGYALRAVGLSPKAAEYGGISVARGTILAMTIAGMFAGLAGTHYVQGGALDAYRLKGNMPVNVGFDGIAVALMGQSTPVGVVAASVLFGTIDTGGIDADLKLDAINRDIVTVLKALIVLFIAAGGFLSRRVTDPPPPQLVAATDRTGRAEAGRVGPSAAATEAQTPLPNVGQSTLDNTREGGK; from the coding sequence GTGACGCAACTTTCTGATTCCCGCCCATCTGCGGCCGCGTCGAGAATCGCTCTCGTCGCGGGCGGCGTCGGGACGGCCGCCCTGCTGCTGACCCCGCTCGCCGCCCTGGGACGATCATTCGACGGCGGAGCCGCCCTGCTGCACCTCGGGGGCCAGATTCTCAACACCAGTTCGAACGGGGACATTCCCCTGCCCTCCGCCGCCACCACGCTCGGGCTGGGCTGGGCCGCGCTCGCGCTGCTGGTCGCCACGGTGGTCGGTGCGCTGCGCAGGGCGCGCTGGTTCTGGGTCACGGGCCTGCTGGCCTTCGTCGCGGCCCTCGCCGCCGTGCTGCTGCTGGGCCGCACCCTGGGGGCCGAGGCCGCGCGCGTGGCGACCGACAGCACCCTGCGTGCCGGTGCCCGCCGTACCCTGCGCAACTTCTATGAGGGCGGCGGCATGAACATGGGCCTGTTGCTGCCCATGCTGGCCGGCCTGATCGCGGCGGGTGCAGGGCTGAGCGGCCGCCCGGCGTGGTGGGACCGCCTCAATCGCCTGCGCGGGCTGCTGGTTCCGGCCGTCGCCATCGCGCTGGCGATCCTGGTCGGCGCGGTGGTCGTGCTGGTGGTGCAGCCGCCGGTCAACCTCTCGGGTCAGACGCTCGGGGCCTGGGGCGGCTGGCTCACGCGGGCCGACATCGTGTACTTCGTCTACTCGACGCTCTTCGCGCCCGTCACGGCCCTCAACCCCTTTCTCGACAGCCTCAAGCTCGCCACGCCCCTCATCTTCACGGGGCTCTCGGTGGCTTTCGCCTTCCGGACGGGCCTGTTCAACATCGGCGCGCCGGGGCAGCTCACGATGGGCGCGGTCGCGGCGATGTTCATGGGCGTGTACGGCCCTCCCGGCCTCGGCTGGTTCCTGCTGCCCCTGACCGTCATCGCGGCCGGGCTGGGCGGCGCGCTGTGGGGCGCCATTCCGGGCCTGCTCAAGGCCAGATTCGGCTCCAGCGAAGTCATCAACAGCATCATGCTGAACTACATCGCCTCGGGCATCTTCATCTTCCTGATCGGCTCGAACACCTATCCCTTCTTCGGCCAGACGCGCGCCCTGCCTTTCAAGGCCGAGGGCTACGAGGCCCAGAGCGCCGAGCTGCTGCCGGCCGCCCGCCTGCCCACCATGCTCGACCTGCTCAACGTGGGCACTGGCGGCGCGACGGTCCTGAGCCTCGGGCTGGTGTTCGCGCTCGTGGCCTTCGTGGTCGCCCGCCTCGCGCTGCGCAAGGTGCGCAACAAGACCCTGATCTCGCTCGCGGCGGCCGTGGTCGTCGGGGCCGTGACGTGGCGCATCGGCGTGCCGGTCGAGGGCGTCGCCAGCCAGCTCAACGCCGCCTTCCTCATCGCGCTGGCCTGTGTGGCGCTGTTCGGCACCCTGATGTGGCGCACGGCGACCGGCTACGCCCTGCGCGCGGTGGGCCTCTCGCCCAAGGCGGCCGAGTACGGCGGCATCAGCGTGGCGCGCGGCACCATCCTCGCCATGACCATCGCGGGCATGTTCGCCGGTCTGGCGGGCACCCATTACGTGCAGGGCGGGGCGCTCGACGCCTACCGCCTCAAGGGCAACATGCCGGTCAACGTGGGCTTCGACGGCATCGCGGTCGCATTGATGGGCCAGAGCACCCCGGTCGGGGTCGTGGCCGCCAGCGTGCTGTTCGGGACCATCGACACGGGTGGCATCGACGCCGACCTCAAGCTCGACGCCATCAACCGCGATATCGTGACCGTGCTCAAGGCGTTGATCGTGCTGTTCATCGCCGCCGGGGGGTTCCTCAGCCGCCGCGTCACCGATCCGCCGCCGCCCCAGCTCGTGGCGGCCACCGACCGCACCGGCCGCGCCGAGGCGGGCCGCGTGGGGCCGTCCGCCGCCGCCACCGAGGCCCAGACCCCGCTGCCCAACGTCGGCCAGAGCACTCTCGACAACACCCGTGAAGGGGGCAAGTAA
- a CDS encoding AI-2E family transporter, with product MPTPSGPNAFAYVWRSPWVRLVVFLVAFYAVYRFVGNITSTLVDFAVAFLIAYLANPLLNWLERGRVKRGLGVAFVLLIFAGLLTLAGGLVVTVAGQFIQLFQQLPAQINNLSDLLDRMTGWLSERGVPGLDNAQTRITDAAQEWVQNIGQNIVPILQNALNSTGTLFNSLVSIGGIIGQILLILLLSIYIMLDYGRINTSLLRAFPRPWQPRVLEFSGLVGTAVGGYVRGQLIIAAFIGIFVWLGLMLLGIPSAAAIGFLAGVFNIVPYLGPIIGATPALLLALPDGWVKMLLVVVVFVLANQIEGNFLSPYILSRTTDLHPVTVLLAILIGAGLFGFAGALLAVPAVALIKLTLEKYYYPSRIYSEGP from the coding sequence ATGCCAACCCCTTCCGGACCGAACGCCTTCGCCTATGTATGGCGCAGCCCCTGGGTCCGCCTGGTCGTCTTTCTCGTCGCTTTCTACGCGGTCTACCGTTTCGTCGGCAACATCACCAGCACGCTGGTGGATTTCGCGGTGGCCTTTCTCATCGCCTACCTCGCCAACCCCCTGCTGAACTGGCTCGAACGGGGCCGGGTCAAGCGGGGGCTGGGGGTCGCCTTCGTCCTCCTGATCTTCGCGGGCCTGCTCACCCTGGCGGGCGGGCTGGTCGTCACGGTGGCCGGGCAGTTCATTCAGCTGTTCCAGCAGCTTCCGGCCCAGATCAACAACCTCAGCGACCTGCTCGACCGCATGACCGGCTGGCTGTCCGAGCGGGGCGTCCCTGGCCTCGACAACGCCCAGACCCGCATCACCGACGCCGCGCAGGAATGGGTGCAGAACATCGGCCAGAACATCGTGCCGATTCTCCAGAACGCCCTGAACTCCACCGGCACCCTGTTCAACAGCCTCGTGTCCATCGGCGGGATCATCGGCCAGATCCTCCTCATTCTGCTGCTGAGCATCTACATCATGCTCGACTATGGGCGCATCAACACCTCGCTGCTCCGGGCCTTTCCCCGGCCCTGGCAGCCCCGAGTCCTGGAGTTCTCGGGGCTGGTCGGCACGGCGGTGGGCGGCTATGTGCGCGGGCAGCTCATCATCGCGGCCTTCATCGGCATCTTCGTCTGGCTGGGCCTCATGCTGCTGGGCATCCCCAGCGCGGCGGCCATCGGCTTCCTGGCGGGCGTGTTCAACATCGTGCCCTACCTCGGGCCGATCATCGGGGCCACGCCCGCACTGCTGCTCGCCCTGCCCGACGGCTGGGTCAAGATGCTGCTCGTCGTGGTGGTCTTCGTGCTCGCCAACCAGATCGAGGGCAACTTCCTCAGCCCCTACATCCTCAGCCGCACCACCGACCTGCATCCGGTCACGGTGCTTCTCGCCATCCTCATCGGCGCGGGTCTGTTCGGGTTTGCCGGCGCGCTGCTCGCCGTACCGGCGGTCGCCCTCATCAAGCTGACGCTGGAGAAGTACTACTACCCCAGTCGTATCTACAGCGAAGGCCCCTGA
- a CDS encoding ABC transporter permease: protein MDGVLAQILTVTFFVTFVRSLVPLLLTGLGGLFSERSGVVNVALEGLIIFGALTGAVVTLATQGALGALSPWVGWVAGAAVGGLIAWIHAVLSIKYRADQVISGTAINLLATGVPSVVLSALYGNSTDSPKVDYPLPLWGVGDLKFSPPVYFALLAVAITWYVLYRTPYGLRLRATGEQPGAAASMGVSVQRMRYTAVILSGVLAGSAGVFLSIGNLSGYTRNMSAGLGFIALAALIFGQWKPLGVLGATVLFGFLQALSLTLDGSNILPSSLVTALPYLITIFVLIFTGRSAAPKALGKPYDG, encoded by the coding sequence ATGGACGGTGTCCTCGCCCAGATCCTGACCGTCACGTTCTTCGTGACTTTCGTGCGCAGCCTCGTGCCGCTACTCCTGACCGGCCTGGGGGGCCTGTTCAGCGAGCGCAGCGGCGTGGTCAACGTGGCCTTGGAAGGCCTGATCATCTTCGGCGCGCTGACCGGCGCGGTCGTGACCCTGGCGACCCAGGGGGCCCTGGGCGCGCTCTCGCCCTGGGTCGGCTGGGTGGCGGGCGCGGCGGTCGGCGGCCTCATCGCCTGGATCCACGCGGTCCTGAGCATCAAGTACCGGGCCGATCAAGTCATCTCGGGTACGGCCATCAACCTGCTGGCGACCGGCGTGCCCTCGGTGGTCCTTTCGGCCCTGTACGGCAACAGCACCGACAGCCCCAAGGTGGACTATCCTCTGCCGCTGTGGGGGGTCGGCGACCTGAAGTTCTCGCCGCCCGTGTATTTCGCGCTGCTGGCCGTGGCCATCACGTGGTACGTGCTGTACCGCACTCCCTATGGCCTGCGTCTGCGCGCGACCGGCGAGCAGCCCGGCGCGGCGGCCAGCATGGGCGTCAGCGTGCAGCGCATGCGCTACACCGCCGTCATCCTCTCGGGGGTGCTGGCGGGGTCGGCGGGCGTGTTCCTCAGCATCGGTAACCTCAGCGGCTATACCCGCAACATGAGCGCGGGCCTGGGCTTCATCGCGCTCGCTGCGCTCATCTTCGGGCAGTGGAAACCCCTGGGCGTGCTGGGGGCCACGGTCCTCTTCGGCTTCCTCCAGGCGCTGAGCCTCACCCTCGACGGCAGCAACATCCTGCCTTCGAGCCTCGTGACCGCCCTGCCCTACCTCATCACCATCTTCGTGCTGATCTTCACGGGCCGCAGCGCCGCGCCCAAGGCGCTGGGCAAACCCTATGACGGGTAG
- a CDS encoding 4'-phosphopantetheinyl transferase superfamily protein: MIVAVGHDLIEIERIRGMLAREGRRAERLFAPEELAYCARLRDPAPSLAARFAAKEAFQKVWPRPHGWRDVWVVREATPGGPFPFARPRLGYAPHLAAEMARRGWVAHLTLTHTKEHASAVVVLEERLA; the protein is encoded by the coding sequence GTGATCGTCGCCGTGGGCCATGACCTGATCGAGATCGAGCGCATCCGGGGCATGCTGGCGCGCGAGGGCCGGCGCGCCGAGCGGCTCTTCGCCCCCGAGGAGCTGGCCTACTGCGCCCGCCTGCGGGACCCCGCGCCCAGCCTCGCGGCCCGCTTCGCCGCCAAGGAGGCCTTCCAGAAGGTCTGGCCGCGCCCGCACGGCTGGCGCGACGTGTGGGTGGTGCGCGAGGCGACCCCCGGCGGCCCCTTTCCCTTCGCGCGCCCGCGTCTGGGCTACGCGCCGCACCTCGCCGCCGAGATGGCGCGGCGCGGCTGGGTCGCCCACCTGACCCTGACCCACACCAAGGAGCACGCCTCGGCGGTGGTGGTGCTGGAGGAGCGGCTCGCGTGA
- a CDS encoding HAD family hydrolase: protein MSVRLIATDLDGTLLRPDLSLSPRTLRALAAARAAGIPVVPITARQPRGLRPIARAAGFGGWTLCGNGALCVHLGTGEVLFEAHVAADVQRAVAEALSARVPGTLFVSVRRGGEVFVAQEGYARLAQFSDHKRLPAEMTPFALAEVVAEPSLKFIARHPALTPRELLAHLRALDLPGFAATHSGAPFLEIMAEGVSKAWGLERLCAHLGIGRREVLAFGDAPNDAEMLAWAGRGVAMGNAEPEAVAAAGERTLSHTEDGVAALLETLPELRGAWPDACPELSPR from the coding sequence GTGAGCGTGCGCCTGATCGCCACCGACCTCGACGGCACGCTGCTGCGCCCCGACCTGAGCCTCAGCCCGCGCACCCTCCGGGCACTGGCGGCGGCGCGGGCGGCGGGCATTCCGGTGGTCCCGATCACGGCGCGGCAGCCACGCGGCCTGCGGCCCATCGCGCGGGCGGCGGGCTTCGGCGGCTGGACCCTGTGCGGCAACGGCGCCCTGTGCGTGCACCTGGGCACGGGCGAGGTGCTGTTCGAGGCCCACGTGGCCGCCGACGTGCAGCGCGCCGTCGCCGAGGCCCTGAGCGCGCGCGTGCCCGGCACCCTGTTCGTGAGCGTGCGCCGGGGCGGCGAGGTCTTCGTGGCGCAGGAGGGCTATGCGCGCCTCGCGCAGTTCAGCGACCACAAACGCCTCCCGGCCGAGATGACGCCCTTTGCGCTGGCGGAGGTCGTGGCCGAGCCGAGCCTGAAATTCATCGCGCGCCACCCCGCCCTCACGCCGCGCGAGTTGCTGGCGCACCTGCGGGCGCTGGACCTGCCGGGCTTCGCGGCGACCCACAGCGGGGCTCCGTTTCTGGAGATCATGGCCGAGGGGGTGAGCAAGGCCTGGGGGCTGGAGCGGCTGTGCGCGCACCTGGGCATCGGTCGCCGCGAGGTGCTGGCCTTCGGGGACGCCCCCAACGACGCCGAGATGCTCGCCTGGGCCGGGCGCGGGGTGGCGATGGGCAACGCCGAACCCGAGGCCGTCGCCGCCGCCGGCGAACGGACCCTGAGCCACACCGAGGACGGGGTGGCCGCCCTGCTCGAAACCCTGCCCGAACTGCGCGGCGCCTGGCCGGACGCCTGCCCCGAACTGTCTCCCCGCTGA
- a CDS encoding HepT-like ribonuclease domain-containing protein has translation MTAPLFPDPRLQAVASALRSGEAGWRALGVTRLRVFGSVARGEAWGGSDIDLLVDFAPGQEAGLLDLMRVKALCEDLLGRRVDVLTEAALKAPLRGEILADAVDVTAVTGELPVTHRPKRWRWRVYDLLDALDRLQEDTAGLSLTTFLRDERTRDAVLRNLARLGETTKFIPQSVQDRTPDLPWAYLRDIRNLISHDYFGIDPELVWHTLRRELPPLRPLLQALAEGRLLPGPDRVFQDRTVTAQAQTPPVEVVGTRPDAQAPQVHGSAERERQ, from the coding sequence ATGACCGCGCCGCTGTTCCCCGATCCCCGGCTTCAGGCCGTCGCCTCGGCCCTGCGCTCGGGCGAGGCCGGGTGGCGCGCGCTGGGGGTCACGCGGCTGCGCGTGTTCGGCAGCGTGGCGCGCGGCGAGGCCTGGGGCGGCTCGGACATCGACCTGCTGGTGGACTTCGCGCCGGGGCAGGAAGCCGGGCTGCTCGACCTCATGCGGGTCAAGGCGCTGTGCGAGGACCTGCTGGGCCGCCGGGTGGACGTGCTCACCGAGGCGGCCCTGAAGGCCCCGCTGCGCGGCGAAATCCTGGCCGACGCGGTGGATGTGACGGCCGTGACCGGAGAGCTGCCCGTCACCCACCGGCCCAAGCGGTGGCGCTGGCGGGTCTACGACCTGCTGGACGCGCTCGACCGCCTCCAGGAGGACACGGCGGGCCTCTCGCTCACCACCTTCCTGCGAGACGAGCGCACCCGCGACGCCGTGCTGCGTAACCTCGCACGCCTGGGCGAGACGACCAAGTTCATTCCCCAGAGCGTGCAGGACCGGACCCCCGACCTGCCCTGGGCGTACCTGCGCGACATACGCAACCTCATCTCACACGACTATTTCGGTATCGACCCCGAGCTCGTGTGGCATACCCTGCGCCGCGAGTTGCCGCCGCTGCGTCCCCTGTTGCAGGCCCTGGCCGAGGGCCGCCTGCTGCCGGGACCGGACCGCGTGTTTCAGGACCGGACGGTGACCGCGCAGGCGCAGACTCCCCCAGTGGAGGTCGTCGGGACCCGGCCGGACGCCCAGGCCCCTCAGGTCCACGGCAGCGCCGAGCGCGAGCGCCAGTAG
- a CDS encoding aldo/keto reductase produces MSHGFAPPAGPSAPPLLPPGTPRLGLGLAALGRPAYINLGHDAALGPDKAVGDLRARTWAMLDQAWAAGLRYFDAARSYGRAEEFLGGWLGARGHAGEAVLGSKWGYTYVADWHMDAPAHEVKDHSLATLERQWPETLASLGRAPALYLIHSATLETGVLEDAGVLARLADLAAGGVRVGLSTSGPRQADTLRRALAARVDGVNPFSAVQATWNLLEPSAGAALAEAHAAGWTVVVKEGVANGRLTAHGLSGAGDVPPALAAEAARLGVGPDAVALAAALAQPWADLVLSGAAAPEHLQGNLRALDLTPDLGELAGLAEEPETYWRSRSALPWT; encoded by the coding sequence ATGTCACACGGTTTCGCCCCCCCTGCCGGCCCCTCCGCCCCGCCGCTCCTACCCCCCGGCACGCCCCGGTTGGGCCTGGGGCTCGCGGCGCTGGGCCGCCCCGCCTACATCAACCTCGGCCACGACGCGGCGCTGGGGCCGGACAAGGCGGTGGGGGACCTGCGGGCACGGACCTGGGCCATGCTCGATCAGGCCTGGGCGGCGGGACTGCGCTATTTCGACGCCGCGCGCAGCTACGGCCGGGCCGAGGAATTTCTGGGCGGCTGGCTGGGCGCGCGTGGGCACGCCGGAGAAGCCGTGCTGGGCAGCAAATGGGGCTACACCTACGTCGCCGACTGGCATATGGACGCCCCGGCGCACGAGGTCAAGGACCACTCGCTCGCCACGCTGGAGCGGCAGTGGCCCGAAACCCTCGCCAGCCTGGGCCGCGCGCCCGCCCTGTATCTGATCCACTCGGCCACGCTGGAGACGGGGGTGCTGGAGGACGCCGGGGTCCTGGCCCGCCTGGCCGACCTGGCCGCCGGGGGCGTGCGCGTGGGCCTGAGCACGAGCGGCCCCCGGCAGGCCGACACGCTGCGGCGGGCGCTGGCGGCGCGCGTGGACGGCGTGAACCCCTTCTCGGCGGTACAGGCCACCTGGAACCTGCTGGAGCCCTCGGCAGGCGCGGCGCTGGCCGAGGCCCACGCGGCAGGCTGGACGGTGGTGGTCAAGGAAGGGGTCGCCAACGGGCGCCTCACCGCGCACGGCCTGAGCGGCGCGGGCGACGTGCCCCCGGCCCTGGCCGCCGAGGCCGCGCGCCTGGGGGTCGGCCCCGACGCCGTGGCCCTGGCCGCCGCGCTCGCGCAGCCTTGGGCCGACCTCGTCCTGAGCGGCGCGGCGGCCCCAGAGCACCTGCAAGGCAACCTGCGCGCCCTGGACCTCACCCCCGACCTCGGAGAGCTGGCCGGGCTGGCCGAGGAACCGGAGACCTACTGGCGCTCGCGCTCGGCGCTGCCGTGGACCTGA
- a CDS encoding molybdopterin oxidoreductase family protein: protein MTAQASATRDVLLTCPLDCPDACRLKVTVARGEDGRERAVKLTGDAAHPYTRGFACAKTVHYPARQNHPDRPLYPLRRVNAKTDAEPVFERVTWDEALDDIAARLRTLLDTRGPRSVLRYNYAGTMGLMEGTHAHALWRALGTPELDETICATAGTAAWSLGYGTRLAVDPLDVPHARLIVLWGINSLSTHSHLTPQITAARKAGARVICVDPYRNRTAAYADEHLKIRPGTDAALALGVMHELFAHGWTDEAYLAEATLGADDLRAEAAAWPPERVAEVTGLGTDEVRAFARAIGTTRPTYIRVGYGMTRHESGGTNLRAVTLIPALTGDWRHRGGGCVLSTSGAFKLKRARLGGAHLVRPGTPHVNMNELAGALRPEAGLGALMVYNTNPAVVAPDASRVREGLQRDDLLVVVLEQAMTETARLADYVLPATTFMEHADLYTSYGHHWLNYNPAALEAPGEARPNSWVFAQLARRLGVTEPSVYWTVDELMAELLDTNHPFLEGVTHERLKAEGSVRLNVPEGFLPYAHGAETPSGRVQLSPAPQYRPPLAELNAEYPLRLLTPPAHHFLNSTYGNLDVLNRAEGSEPHALVHPEDAARVGLEDGAYARLRSEQGEVRRRVKLSAGVQPGVVVVEGTWWGLSAPDGQSINTLTAQTLTDLGGGSTFHNTRVSLDPVSSSGEASRTAGGRLSAAGRE, encoded by the coding sequence ATGACCGCCCAGGCCTCCGCGACGCGCGACGTGCTGCTCACCTGCCCTCTCGACTGCCCCGACGCCTGCCGCCTGAAGGTCACCGTGGCGCGCGGCGAGGACGGCCGCGAGCGCGCCGTGAAGCTCACCGGAGACGCCGCGCATCCCTACACCCGGGGCTTCGCCTGCGCCAAGACCGTGCACTACCCCGCCCGCCAGAACCATCCCGACCGGCCCCTGTATCCGCTGCGCCGCGTGAACGCCAAGACGGACGCCGAGCCGGTCTTTGAGCGCGTCACCTGGGACGAGGCCCTGGACGACATCGCCGCGCGGCTGCGCACGCTGCTGGACACGCGCGGCCCCCGGAGCGTCCTACGCTACAACTACGCCGGCACGATGGGCCTGATGGAAGGCACCCACGCCCACGCCCTGTGGCGCGCGCTGGGCACCCCCGAACTCGACGAGACGATCTGCGCGACCGCCGGCACGGCGGCCTGGAGCCTGGGCTACGGCACCCGCCTCGCGGTGGACCCGCTCGACGTGCCGCACGCCCGCCTCATCGTGCTGTGGGGCATCAACTCGCTCTCGACCCACAGCCACCTCACGCCGCAGATCACGGCGGCGCGCAAGGCGGGCGCGCGGGTCATCTGCGTGGATCCCTACCGTAACCGCACGGCCGCCTACGCCGACGAGCACCTCAAGATCCGCCCCGGCACCGACGCCGCGCTGGCCCTGGGCGTGATGCACGAACTGTTCGCCCACGGCTGGACCGACGAGGCCTATCTCGCCGAGGCGACCCTGGGCGCGGACGACCTGCGTGCCGAGGCCGCCGCCTGGCCGCCCGAGCGCGTGGCCGAGGTGACGGGCCTGGGGACCGACGAGGTGCGCGCCTTCGCCCGCGCCATCGGCACGACGCGCCCCACCTATATCCGGGTGGGCTACGGCATGACCCGCCACGAGTCCGGCGGCACCAACCTGCGCGCCGTGACGCTGATTCCGGCCCTGACCGGCGACTGGCGGCACCGGGGCGGCGGCTGCGTCCTGAGCACCAGCGGGGCGTTCAAGCTCAAGCGGGCGCGGCTGGGCGGCGCCCATCTGGTGCGGCCCGGCACCCCCCACGTCAACATGAACGAGCTGGCCGGCGCCCTGCGTCCGGAGGCGGGCCTGGGGGCCCTGATGGTCTACAACACCAACCCGGCGGTCGTGGCCCCCGACGCCTCACGGGTACGCGAGGGGCTGCAACGCGACGACCTGCTCGTGGTGGTCCTCGAACAGGCCATGACCGAGACGGCGCGGCTGGCCGACTACGTGCTGCCCGCGACCACCTTCATGGAACACGCCGACCTCTACACGAGCTACGGCCACCACTGGCTGAACTACAACCCGGCGGCGCTGGAGGCCCCCGGTGAGGCGAGGCCCAATTCCTGGGTCTTCGCGCAGCTTGCCCGCCGTCTGGGCGTCACCGAGCCGTCGGTGTACTGGACGGTGGACGAGCTGATGGCCGAGCTGCTCGACACGAACCATCCCTTTCTGGAGGGCGTCACCCACGAGCGGCTGAAGGCCGAGGGCAGCGTGCGCCTGAACGTCCCCGAGGGCTTCCTGCCCTACGCCCACGGCGCCGAAACGCCCAGCGGCCGCGTGCAGCTCTCGCCGGCGCCGCAGTACCGCCCCCCCCTGGCCGAGCTGAACGCCGAGTATCCCCTGCGGCTGCTCACGCCCCCGGCCCACCACTTCCTGAACTCCACCTACGGCAACCTGGACGTTCTGAACCGCGCCGAGGGAAGCGAGCCGCACGCCCTCGTCCACCCCGAGGACGCGGCTCGCGTGGGCCTGGAGGACGGCGCCTATGCCCGGCTGCGCAGCGAGCAGGGTGAGGTCCGGCGGCGCGTGAAGCTCAGCGCCGGCGTGCAGCCCGGCGTGGTGGTCGTCGAGGGCACGTGGTGGGGCCTGAGTGCGCCCGACGGCCAGAGCATCAACACGTTGACCGCCCAGACCCTGACCGACCTGGGTGGCGGCAGCACCTTCCACAACACGCGCGTGAGCCTGGACCCCGTCTCCAGCTCCGGCGAGGCCAGCCGGACCGCCGGCGGCCGTCTCAGCGCGGCCGGTCGGGAATAA
- the tgt gene encoding tRNA guanosine(34) transglycosylase Tgt yields the protein MFEFTVQARSGRARTAQFATPRGTVQTPMFMPVGTQGTVKGISPQELTEIGSQMILGNTYHLMLRPGEALVEAHGGLPGFTAYPGPFLTDSGGFQVMSLGHMRKITEEGVVFKSHLDGSLVNLTPERSVQVQEALGADVIMAFDECPPFPAEREYIRASLERTIRWLERCLTIKRKSEQALFAIVQGGIHEDLRQRSLDLTLPFGTPGFAIGGLAVGESKEEMFPAVAFTAERLPENKPRYLMGVGHPEDLVAGIALGVDMFDCVYPTRTGRFGYALTDVGRLNMNSSAPRRQLEPIDPECDCYACRHYTRAYLAHLLRAEEMLAPRMLSLHNLRYLHRLVERAREAISRGQFTEWATEWGDTYFKGQTPEWFRKALHPETARPD from the coding sequence ATGTTCGAGTTTACTGTTCAGGCTCGCAGCGGCCGGGCCAGGACGGCGCAGTTCGCGACACCGCGCGGGACGGTGCAGACCCCCATGTTCATGCCGGTAGGGACCCAGGGGACGGTCAAGGGAATCAGCCCGCAGGAATTGACCGAGATCGGCTCGCAGATGATTCTGGGCAATACCTATCACCTGATGCTGCGCCCCGGCGAGGCGTTGGTAGAAGCGCACGGTGGTCTGCCGGGCTTTACGGCCTATCCAGGGCCTTTCCTGACGGACTCCGGCGGGTTTCAGGTCATGAGCCTGGGGCACATGCGCAAGATTACCGAAGAGGGTGTGGTATTTAAGAGCCACCTCGACGGCAGCTTGGTCAACCTCACCCCCGAGCGCAGCGTACAGGTGCAGGAAGCCCTGGGCGCCGACGTGATCATGGCCTTCGACGAATGCCCGCCCTTTCCGGCCGAGCGCGAGTACATCCGCGCCAGTCTGGAGCGTACCATCCGCTGGCTGGAGCGCTGTCTGACGATCAAGCGCAAGTCCGAGCAGGCGCTGTTCGCCATCGTACAGGGAGGAATTCACGAGGACCTGCGGCAGCGGAGTCTGGACCTGACCCTGCCCTTCGGGACGCCCGGCTTCGCCATCGGCGGGCTGGCGGTGGGGGAGAGCAAGGAGGAGATGTTCCCAGCCGTCGCCTTCACCGCCGAGCGCCTGCCGGAGAACAAACCGCGCTACCTGATGGGTGTGGGACACCCCGAGGACCTCGTGGCGGGGATCGCGCTGGGGGTGGACATGTTCGACTGTGTGTACCCGACCCGTACAGGCCGATTCGGCTACGCGCTGACCGATGTGGGCCGCCTGAACATGAATTCGAGCGCGCCCCGGCGACAGCTCGAACCCATTGACCCCGAGTGCGACTGCTATGCCTGCCGTCACTACACCCGCGCCTACCTGGCCCACCTGCTGCGCGCTGAGGAGATGCTCGCGCCGCGTATGCTCTCGCTGCACAACCTGCGTTACCTGCACCGCTTGGTCGAGCGGGCCCGTGAGGCCATTTCGCGGGGCCAGTTCACCGAATGGGCCACCGAATGGGGCGACACCTACTTCAAGGGGCAGACGCCGGAGTGGTTCCGGAAGGCGCTGCATCCGGAAACGGCCCGGCCCGACTAA